The proteins below come from a single Epinephelus moara isolate mb chromosome 19, YSFRI_EMoa_1.0, whole genome shotgun sequence genomic window:
- the vwc2 gene encoding brorin encodes MLHSVAMTAEVLFVLGFLMGAAQCNPIATLPVSRERLERVLTQAKEDKHQDMQAPEEPPGYGAQQRPEEINSLGLNRTAVSRTRPNINSQTRGSKGAKPQELWTEQDTLNQIDEGPTSDVTLSLDAIDEYAYPDYRGKGCMDESGFVFAIGEEFTPGPSTCPCLCTDEGPLCTKPECPKVHPRCIKVDTSQCCPMCKEKKNYCEFRGKIYASLEEFKVSPCEKCRCEPSGEVLCSVAACPQTECVDPEYEPDQCCPICKTGPNCYADTSVIPAGREVKIDECTICYCTYEEGTWQIERQATCSKNECQRS; translated from the exons ATGCTGCACTCCGTTGCCATGACAGCAGAAGTTCTCTTTGTTCTGGGGTTCCTGATGGGCGCCGCTCAGTGTAATCCTATAGCGACCTTACCAGTGAGCCGAGAACGCCTAGAAAGAGTGTTGACCCAAGCCAAGGAGGACAAACACCAGGACATGCAGGCCCCCGAGGAGCCGCCGGGATACGGTGCTCAGCAGAGGCCGGAGGAAATCAATTCTTTGGGCCTCAACAGGACTGCTGTGAGCCGCACCAGGCCAAACATCAACTCCCAGACACGAGGATCTAAGGGCGCGAAGCCCCAGGAGCTGTGGACTGAGCAGGACACCCTGAACCAAATAGACGAGGGCCCCACCAGTGACGTCACCCTCTCCCTGGACGCCATCGACGAGTACGCCTACCCAGACTACAGGGGGAAAGGCTGCATGGATGAGAGCGGCTTTGTATTTGCCATCGGTGAGGAGTTCACCCCGGGCCCTTCGACGTGCCCTTGCCTCTGCACAGATGAGGGCCCTCTGTGCACCAAGCCAGAATGTCCTAAGGTTCACCCTCGCTGCATTAAAGTGGACACTAGCCAATGTTGCCCTATGTGCAAGGAGAAAAAGAACTACTGCGAGTTTCGTGGCAAAATCTACGCCTCGCTAGAAGAGTTTAAG GTGTCTCCATGTGAGAAGTGTCGATGTGAGCCAAGTGGGGAGGTGTTGTGTTCTGTGGCAGCCTGCCCTCAGACTGAGTGTGTGGACCCGGAGTACGAGCCTGATCAGTGCTGTCCAATCTGCAAGACTG GGCCAAACTGCTACGCGGACACATCAGTGATACCGGCCGGCCGAGAGGTGAAGATTGATGAGTGTACAATCTGCTACTGCACATACGAGGAGGGCACATGGCAGATTGAGCGTCAGGCCACCTGCAGTAAGAACGAGTGCCAGCGGAGCTAG